In one window of Agromyces badenianii DNA:
- a CDS encoding ABC transporter permease — translation MTAATVTAPVKRRLRDRLPVVHQLRQSVGLQRGMLVAGLVMLIVFVLSAIFAPLLAPYGFAQRADADGAFGTQQPPSAEHLFGTTVGGYDVFSRVIWGTQTAILVVIVAVLLSIFIGIALGLYAGYFGGWLDRVLVVICDAVYAFPSLLLAIVLSIVISGGQSNLWGGILAAAGSIVVVFIPQYFRVIRAETVRIKAEPFVESAKVLGASNSRIVFKHVFRNATRTLPLIITLNSAEAILTLAALGYVGFGIEPTAAAEWGYDLNKAQSDVTSGIWWTALFPGLAIVFSVLGIMLVGESLNDLADPRLRGRRRVAQASGEVAETSVVPGGTLTAGPGGIEGLEDGETFDEHGIEVRR, via the coding sequence ATGACCGCGGCAACCGTCACCGCCCCCGTGAAGCGACGCCTGCGCGACCGGCTCCCGGTCGTGCACCAACTCCGGCAGAGCGTGGGCCTGCAGCGCGGCATGCTCGTCGCCGGCCTCGTGATGCTAATCGTCTTCGTGCTCTCCGCGATCTTCGCGCCGCTCCTCGCGCCCTACGGGTTCGCGCAGCGGGCCGACGCCGATGGTGCGTTCGGCACGCAGCAGCCGCCGTCGGCCGAGCACCTGTTCGGCACCACGGTCGGCGGCTACGACGTGTTCTCTCGCGTGATCTGGGGCACCCAGACCGCCATCCTCGTCGTCATCGTCGCGGTGCTCCTCTCGATCTTCATCGGCATCGCGCTCGGACTCTACGCCGGCTACTTCGGCGGCTGGCTCGACCGCGTGCTCGTGGTGATCTGCGACGCCGTCTACGCCTTCCCGTCGCTGCTGCTCGCCATCGTGCTCTCGATCGTCATCTCGGGCGGTCAATCGAACCTGTGGGGCGGCATCCTCGCCGCCGCCGGCTCGATCGTGGTGGTCTTCATCCCGCAGTACTTCCGGGTGATCCGCGCAGAGACGGTGCGCATCAAGGCGGAGCCCTTCGTCGAGTCGGCGAAGGTGCTCGGCGCGTCGAACTCGCGGATCGTGTTCAAGCACGTCTTCCGCAACGCGACGCGCACGCTGCCGCTGATCATCACGCTGAACTCCGCCGAGGCCATCCTCACGCTCGCGGCGCTCGGCTACGTCGGCTTCGGCATCGAGCCGACCGCGGCGGCGGAGTGGGGCTACGACCTCAACAAGGCGCAGTCCGACGTCACGAGCGGCATCTGGTGGACCGCCCTCTTCCCGGGCCTCGCGATCGTCTTCTCGGTGCTCGGCATCATGCTCGTGGGCGAGAGCCTCAACGACCTGGCCGATCCGCGCCTGCGCGGGCGCCGACGGGTCGCCCAAGCCTCGGGCGAGGTCGCCGAGACGTCGGTCGTTCCCGGAGGCACGCTGACCGCGGGCCCGGGCGGCATCGAGGGATTGGAAGACGGAGAGACATTCGACGAACACGGAATCGAGGTCCGGCGATGA
- a CDS encoding ABC transporter permease codes for MSTVQIADPSASAPAARRPKPKSQGGGFGRYLLVRFLLIFPTIFILVTLVFFLMRTTGDPITAAQGGRLGPEALAELRAAAGYDRPLFVQYFEYLGQLLTLNFGETLTTNRPVVEVLATYGPATFELVFYSLLVAFVIGIPLGLLTAYYRDKPQDAVFRVLAIYWYAVPIFFAGLILKLIFSVWLKWFPVAGRASVSAELQMQTLSNKTGFYTIDALMTGNPEVLGDVLSHAVLPAIALGLLTAGIFLRLVRTNVIGTLATDYVDAARSRGVGELRLLRKHAYRPALIPIVTVIGLQIALLLSGAVLTETTFEWKGLGFILVEFIESRDYVAVQGIVVLLAVIVAITNFVVDIIAAFIDPRVRY; via the coding sequence ATGAGCACTGTACAAATTGCCGACCCATCAGCGTCGGCGCCCGCTGCGAGACGGCCCAAGCCGAAGTCCCAAGGAGGCGGGTTCGGCCGCTACCTGCTCGTCCGCTTCCTGCTGATCTTCCCGACGATCTTCATCCTCGTCACCCTCGTGTTCTTCCTGATGCGCACGACGGGCGACCCGATCACAGCCGCGCAGGGAGGCCGGCTCGGACCCGAGGCGCTCGCAGAGTTGCGCGCCGCCGCCGGATACGACCGGCCGCTGTTCGTCCAGTACTTCGAGTACCTCGGTCAGCTCCTGACGTTGAACTTCGGCGAGACCCTCACCACGAACCGACCGGTCGTCGAGGTGCTCGCCACCTACGGGCCGGCCACGTTCGAGCTCGTCTTCTACTCGCTGCTCGTCGCGTTCGTCATCGGCATCCCGCTCGGCCTGCTCACGGCGTACTACCGCGACAAGCCGCAGGACGCGGTGTTCCGCGTGCTCGCCATCTACTGGTACGCCGTTCCGATCTTCTTCGCCGGACTCATCCTCAAGCTGATCTTCTCGGTGTGGCTGAAGTGGTTCCCCGTCGCCGGGCGTGCCAGCGTCAGCGCCGAACTCCAGATGCAGACCCTGTCGAACAAGACGGGCTTCTACACGATCGACGCCCTGATGACCGGCAACCCCGAGGTGCTCGGCGACGTGCTCTCCCACGCCGTGCTGCCCGCCATCGCGCTCGGACTCCTCACCGCCGGAATCTTCCTCCGGCTGGTTCGCACGAACGTGATCGGCACCTTGGCGACGGACTACGTCGATGCGGCCCGCTCGCGCGGAGTGGGCGAGCTCCGGCTGCTCCGCAAGCACGCCTACCGACCGGCGCTGATCCCGATCGTGACCGTGATCGGTCTGCAGATCGCCCTCCTGCTCTCGGGAGCGGTGCTCACCGAGACGACCTTCGAATGGAAGGGACTCGGGTTCATCCTCGTCGAGTTCATCGAGTCGCGCGACTACGTCGCCGTGCAGGGCATCGTCGTGCTGCTCGCGGTGATCGTCGCCATCACGAACTTCGTCGTCGACATCATCGCGGCGTTCATCGACCCGAGGGTGAGGTACTGA
- a CDS encoding ABC transporter substrate-binding protein, with product MTSASTNRRRALIAAAGVSVTALALAGCTAGGGDPEATGGTLTIGTTEQVTALDPAGSYDNGSFAVQNQVFPFLLNTPYGSPDVEPDIAESAEFTGPTEYTVTLKPDLTFANGNDLTASDVKFTFDRQVAIADENGPSSLLYNLDSVDAVDDTTVVFNLKSENDQIFPQILSSPVGPIVDEDVFSADSLTSDDDIVAGNAFAGQYVITSYDFNNLISYKANADYDGLLGEAKTDTVNVKYYTDASNLKLDVQEGNVDVAHRTLSATDIDDLRGNDNVKVVDGPGGEIRYLVFNFNTMPFGATTAEADPAKALAVRQAIANLIDRDAISEDVYKGTFTPLYSYVPEGLTGANEALKSLYGDGNGAPDADKAAAVLEAAGVTTPLDISIQYVAERYGPSSSDEYAIIKDNLESSGLFAVNLQSTEWVQYSEDRVADLYPAYQLGWFPDYSDADNYLTPFFLTENFLANHYDNAEVNDLILEQAVTADPAAREALIGEIQDKVAADLSTIPYMQGAQVAVVGSDVEGTEDTLDASFKFRYAALSKG from the coding sequence ATGACATCCGCATCCACGAACCGGCGTCGCGCCCTCATTGCGGCGGCCGGTGTCTCGGTGACCGCCCTCGCACTCGCCGGTTGCACGGCGGGCGGCGGCGACCCCGAGGCGACCGGTGGCACGCTGACGATCGGCACCACCGAGCAGGTGACGGCGCTCGACCCGGCCGGCTCGTACGACAACGGCTCGTTCGCCGTGCAGAACCAGGTGTTCCCGTTCCTCCTGAACACGCCCTACGGCAGCCCCGATGTCGAGCCCGACATCGCGGAGTCCGCGGAGTTCACCGGACCGACCGAGTACACCGTGACGCTCAAGCCCGATCTCACGTTCGCCAACGGCAACGACCTCACCGCGTCCGACGTGAAGTTCACGTTCGACCGCCAGGTCGCGATCGCCGACGAGAACGGCCCGTCGTCGCTGCTGTACAACCTCGACTCGGTCGACGCCGTCGATGACACCACGGTCGTCTTCAACCTGAAGTCCGAGAACGACCAGATCTTCCCGCAGATCCTGTCGAGCCCGGTCGGTCCGATCGTCGATGAAGACGTCTTCTCGGCCGACTCGCTCACCTCTGACGACGACATCGTCGCGGGCAACGCCTTCGCCGGCCAGTACGTCATCACGAGCTACGACTTCAACAACCTGATCTCGTACAAGGCCAACGCCGACTACGACGGCCTCCTGGGCGAAGCGAAGACCGACACGGTCAACGTGAAGTACTACACGGATGCCTCGAACCTGAAGCTCGACGTGCAGGAAGGCAACGTCGACGTCGCGCACCGCACGCTGAGTGCAACCGACATCGACGACCTCCGCGGCAACGACAACGTCAAGGTCGTCGACGGCCCCGGCGGCGAGATCCGCTACCTCGTGTTCAACTTCAACACGATGCCGTTCGGCGCCACGACCGCCGAGGCCGACCCGGCCAAGGCGCTCGCGGTTCGCCAGGCGATCGCGAACCTCATCGACCGCGACGCGATCTCCGAAGACGTCTACAAGGGCACCTTCACCCCGCTGTACTCGTACGTGCCCGAGGGCCTCACGGGTGCCAACGAGGCGCTCAAGTCGCTCTACGGCGACGGCAACGGTGCTCCCGACGCCGACAAGGCGGCCGCCGTGCTCGAGGCCGCCGGCGTCACCACGCCGCTCGACATCTCGATCCAGTACGTGGCCGAGCGCTACGGACCGTCGTCGAGCGACGAGTACGCGATCATCAAGGACAACCTCGAGTCGAGCGGCCTGTTCGCCGTGAACCTGCAGTCGACCGAGTGGGTCCAGTACTCCGAGGACCGCGTGGCCGACCTCTACCCCGCGTACCAGCTGGGATGGTTCCCCGACTACTCGGATGCCGACAACTACCTCACGCCGTTCTTCCTGACGGAGAACTTCCTCGCGAACCACTACGACAACGCCGAGGTGAACGACCTGATCCTCGAGCAGGCCGTCACCGCCGACCCGGCTGCTCGCGAGGCGCTCATCGGCGAGATCCAGGACAAGGTCGCGGCCGACCTGTCGACGATCCCGTACATGCAGGGCGCGCAGGTCGCAGTCGTGGGCAGTGACGTGGAGGGCACTGAAGACACGCTCGACGCGTCGTTCAAATTCCGCTACGCGGCACTCTCGAAGGGCTGA
- a CDS encoding ABC transporter ATP-binding protein, translating to MSTVVDIKNLGVSFATDAGAVKAVDDVSLSVDRGEVLAIVGESGSGKTVTAKTILGLLPETATTRGAVVLSNREGTGEHNIIALSKQKLREIRGTDVAMVFQEPSTALNPVYTVGWQIMEGLRAHGTISKAEARAKAIEMMRKVGIPDPEERVDHYPHQFSGGQKQRVVIAMALVLDPGLIVADEPTTALDVTVQAEILDLLRRCRDEFGTAIVLITHNMGVVADLADRVAVMYQGKVVEEAGVQSLFAAPKHDYTKALLAAVPYVGHGVARALERAAARPEGWGQQTPLVEARGLEITYPGRFGRTGFTAVGGVDLVIRPGEVLGLVGESGSGKTTIGRAIAGLTKVTGGSLKVLGAEMNGIRERDFRPLRSRIGFVFQDPASSFNPLLTIAECVAEPLIIHSGVKDAASARAKVDELLEAVQLPRSYGDRYPHELSGGQRQRASLARALALEPELLIADEPTSALDVSVQARVLELFAELQREFGFAALFISHDLAVVDLLADRIAVLYHGRLVEEGTGAEVLGAPKDPYTQRLLASLPVPDPVAQAARREELRRLREAV from the coding sequence ATGAGCACGGTGGTCGACATCAAGAACCTCGGCGTGTCGTTCGCGACCGACGCCGGGGCCGTCAAGGCCGTCGACGACGTGTCGCTCTCGGTCGACCGCGGAGAGGTGCTCGCCATCGTCGGCGAGTCCGGCAGCGGCAAGACCGTCACGGCCAAGACGATCCTCGGGCTCCTGCCCGAGACCGCGACGACCCGCGGCGCCGTGGTGCTCTCGAACCGCGAGGGCACCGGCGAGCACAACATCATCGCGCTCTCGAAACAGAAGCTGCGAGAGATTCGCGGCACCGACGTGGCGATGGTCTTCCAGGAGCCCTCGACGGCACTGAACCCCGTCTACACCGTCGGCTGGCAGATCATGGAAGGGCTCCGGGCCCACGGCACGATCTCGAAGGCCGAGGCTCGGGCCAAGGCCATCGAGATGATGCGCAAGGTCGGCATCCCCGACCCCGAGGAGCGGGTCGACCACTACCCGCACCAGTTCTCGGGCGGGCAGAAGCAGCGCGTCGTGATCGCGATGGCGCTCGTGCTCGACCCCGGACTGATCGTCGCCGACGAGCCGACCACGGCGCTCGACGTCACAGTGCAGGCCGAGATCCTCGACCTGCTGCGCCGCTGCCGTGACGAGTTCGGCACGGCCATCGTGCTGATCACGCACAACATGGGCGTCGTTGCCGACCTCGCCGACCGGGTCGCGGTCATGTACCAGGGCAAGGTCGTCGAGGAGGCCGGCGTGCAGAGCCTGTTCGCGGCTCCGAAGCACGACTACACCAAGGCGCTGCTCGCCGCGGTGCCGTACGTCGGTCACGGTGTCGCCCGCGCCCTCGAGCGGGCCGCCGCCCGCCCCGAGGGCTGGGGGCAGCAGACGCCGCTCGTCGAGGCACGCGGGCTCGAGATCACATATCCTGGCCGGTTCGGCCGCACGGGCTTCACCGCCGTCGGCGGCGTCGACCTCGTGATCCGGCCGGGCGAGGTGCTCGGCCTGGTCGGCGAGTCGGGTTCGGGCAAGACCACGATCGGCCGTGCGATCGCCGGCCTCACGAAGGTGACCGGCGGCTCGTTGAAGGTGCTCGGTGCCGAGATGAACGGCATTCGCGAACGCGACTTCCGGCCGCTCCGCAGCCGCATCGGGTTCGTCTTCCAAGACCCGGCGTCGAGCTTCAACCCGTTGCTCACCATCGCCGAGTGCGTCGCCGAGCCGCTCATCATCCACAGCGGGGTGAAGGATGCCGCGTCTGCACGCGCGAAGGTCGACGAGCTCCTCGAGGCGGTGCAGCTGCCGCGATCGTACGGCGACCGCTACCCGCATGAGCTCAGCGGCGGGCAGCGTCAGCGCGCGAGCCTCGCACGGGCGCTCGCACTCGAGCCCGAGCTGCTCATCGCCGACGAGCCGACGTCTGCGCTCGACGTCTCGGTGCAGGCTCGTGTGCTCGAGCTCTTCGCGGAGCTCCAGCGCGAGTTCGGGTTCGCGGCGCTGTTCATCAGCCACGACCTCGCCGTCGTCGACCTGCTCGCCGACCGCATCGCGGTGCTCTATCACGGCCGTCTCGTCGAGGAGGGCACGGGCGCCGAGGTGCTCGGTGCGCCGAAGGACCCGTACACGCAGCGGCTGCTCGCATCGCTGCCGGTGCCCGATCCGGTCGCCCAGGCGGCTCGGCGTGAGGAACTCCGCCGACTCCGGGAGGCGGTGTGA
- a CDS encoding tyrosine-type recombinase/integrase, which produces MVANEAGEPLRPDRYSDLFEAHAKDAGLPQIGLHDLRHTALSLLLEQGVPVPVVARIAGHDPSVTMRTYAHAQHDATRAAVNALGTLYGACSDTLP; this is translated from the coding sequence GTGGTAGCCAACGAGGCAGGTGAACCCCTGCGCCCTGATCGATACAGCGACCTGTTCGAGGCCCACGCGAAGGATGCAGGACTCCCCCAGATTGGCCTCCATGATCTGCGGCACACTGCACTCTCCCTCCTCCTGGAGCAAGGGGTCCCGGTGCCGGTCGTCGCACGCATCGCCGGGCACGATCCAAGCGTGACGATGCGCACATACGCCCACGCCCAGCACGACGCGACGAGGGCCGCTGTCAACGCCCTCGGAACCCTCTACGGGGCCTGTAGTGACACGTTGCCGTGA
- a CDS encoding ATP-binding cassette domain-containing protein: MRGAAHGYPIVLNDLSVEYPARGASPAYVALHGLSLTVAPGEVLGLLGSAGSGKSTLAKVLSGVAFETRAAEGRPLITGGDAMVLGQSLRGIPKRKVPEFRFHVGYLPQDAAAALPADRTVAEIIAEPILERDRRYNGRALATRVATMLDGVRLSLGKLEKYPYELSGGQRQRVALARALVLGPSVLIADEPTAGIDLTVRDAVAQLIGELRDQHTFSAVIISHDLPVLRSTADRIAVLDRGELAAIGTIDEVLDDPRHPYVMALAGALDAGHAIIDDLDLGPTA, translated from the coding sequence ATGCGTGGCGCCGCCCATGGCTACCCCATCGTGCTGAACGACCTGTCGGTCGAGTACCCGGCGCGAGGGGCGAGCCCGGCGTACGTCGCGCTGCACGGGCTCAGCCTCACGGTCGCGCCGGGCGAGGTGCTCGGGCTGCTGGGCAGTGCGGGCAGCGGAAAGAGCACGCTCGCGAAGGTGCTCTCGGGCGTCGCCTTCGAGACGCGGGCCGCCGAGGGCCGGCCGCTCATCACGGGCGGTGATGCCATGGTGCTCGGGCAGTCGCTGCGGGGCATCCCGAAGCGGAAGGTGCCCGAGTTCCGGTTCCATGTCGGGTACCTGCCGCAGGATGCCGCGGCGGCCCTGCCCGCCGACCGCACCGTCGCCGAGATCATCGCGGAACCGATCCTCGAGCGCGACCGCCGCTACAACGGTCGGGCGCTCGCGACCCGGGTCGCGACGATGCTCGACGGTGTGCGCCTCTCGCTCGGCAAGCTCGAGAAGTATCCCTACGAGTTGTCGGGCGGGCAGCGCCAGCGCGTGGCCCTTGCGCGCGCCCTCGTGCTCGGCCCGTCGGTGCTGATCGCAGACGAGCCGACGGCCGGCATCGACCTCACGGTGCGCGACGCCGTCGCACAGCTGATCGGCGAACTCCGCGACCAGCACACCTTCTCGGCGGTCATCATCAGCCACGACCTGCCGGTGCTTCGCAGCACTGCCGACCGCATCGCGGTGCTCGACCGCGGCGAGCTCGCGGCGATCGGCACGATCGACGAGGTGCTCGACGATCCTCGCCACCCCTACGTGATGGCACTGGCCGGCGCGCTCGACGCCGGTCACGCCATCATCGACGATCTCGATCTGGGCCCCACGGCATGA
- a CDS encoding D-isomer specific 2-hydroxyacid dehydrogenase family protein — MTDAAAPAPRARHRVVRGAPAIEVAVPVPAVSVPVVPGPIAILPNAEPAFVAAVERAGGTLAPLSPATRGLVWTAASGADELARVLDAHPSIAWVQLPWAGVDAFAPLIASAAGDGRVWTSAKGAYAQPVAEHALMLVLALLRELPRRVTATAWYADEEGRTLYGSHVVIVGAGGIAVELLRLLEPFGVRTTVVRRSAGAVPRATRTVQTAQLGDVLADADVVVLAAALTAGSRGLMGADQLARMPRGALLVNVARGGLVDTDALVTALESGHLGGAGLDVTDPEPLPTGHPLWQAQNCIVTPHVADTEEMTVPLFAERISSNVRSFLGDGDFEGRIDLLAGY; from the coding sequence ATGACGGATGCCGCGGCGCCCGCGCCGCGCGCACGCCACCGCGTCGTGCGCGGCGCCCCGGCCATCGAGGTCGCCGTGCCGGTGCCGGCCGTGTCGGTGCCGGTCGTGCCCGGGCCGATCGCGATCCTGCCGAATGCCGAGCCGGCATTCGTCGCCGCGGTCGAGCGCGCCGGCGGCACGCTCGCCCCGCTGTCGCCGGCGACTCGCGGACTGGTGTGGACCGCAGCATCCGGGGCCGACGAACTCGCGCGAGTGCTCGACGCGCACCCGTCGATCGCGTGGGTGCAGTTGCCGTGGGCGGGCGTCGACGCGTTCGCCCCGCTGATCGCGAGCGCCGCGGGCGACGGTCGCGTCTGGACGAGCGCGAAGGGGGCCTACGCGCAGCCGGTCGCCGAGCACGCGCTCATGCTCGTGCTGGCGCTGCTTCGCGAACTGCCGCGACGAGTCACGGCAACCGCCTGGTACGCCGACGAGGAGGGCCGCACCCTGTACGGCTCGCACGTGGTCATCGTGGGCGCCGGAGGCATCGCGGTGGAGTTGCTGCGCCTGCTCGAGCCGTTCGGCGTGCGCACGACCGTCGTCCGCCGAAGCGCCGGCGCCGTGCCCCGTGCGACGCGCACCGTGCAGACGGCGCAGCTCGGCGACGTGCTCGCGGATGCCGACGTCGTCGTGCTCGCGGCGGCGCTGACCGCCGGCTCCCGCGGGCTGATGGGCGCCGATCAACTGGCCCGGATGCCTCGCGGCGCCCTGCTCGTGAACGTCGCCCGCGGGGGACTCGTCGACACCGACGCGCTCGTCACCGCGCTCGAGTCGGGGCACCTCGGCGGGGCGGGGCTCGATGTCACCGACCCCGAACCGCTGCCCACGGGGCATCCGCTCTGGCAGGCGCAGAACTGCATCGTCACGCCGCACGTGGCCGACACCGAAGAGATGACGGTGCCGCTCTTCGCCGAGCGGATCTCGTCGAACGTGCGCTCGTTCCTCGGCGATGGCGACTTCGAGGGCCGGATCGACCTGCTCGCAGGCTACTGA
- a CDS encoding DMT family transporter, which translates to MDPDLSELSEQIALDPTQFIGIPLALVGAVFLSLGAQFQHRGVVKVESRTVDSLGKGLNGKQLALLLARPSWVLGSVMLGLAIVFQLSSLYFAPIIVVQPLGAIALVITSILNSRINHVKLNGKSISAIVMCVGGVFLFVGVAAFTAVDKPVTDRQLVTILIILAVVLALAAVAFGMLRHRIRAIFYVIMAGVLYGFVATLAKVVLGRLQQGEFEWLTWLCVIGLLGATALGAYFVQNAYASGPPDLVIAGLTVVDPMVAVAIGIIVLGEASQAPLWAIGVFILAGVIAVWGVFQLARNHPQTRL; encoded by the coding sequence GTGGATCCGGACCTGAGCGAGCTCTCTGAACAGATCGCGCTCGACCCCACCCAGTTCATCGGAATCCCGCTCGCCCTCGTCGGCGCGGTGTTCCTCTCGCTCGGAGCGCAGTTCCAGCACCGCGGGGTGGTCAAGGTCGAGTCGCGCACCGTCGACAGCCTCGGCAAGGGGCTGAACGGCAAGCAGCTCGCCCTCCTGCTCGCGCGGCCCTCGTGGGTGCTCGGCTCGGTCATGCTCGGGCTCGCGATCGTCTTCCAGCTGTCGAGCCTCTACTTCGCGCCGATCATCGTGGTGCAGCCGCTCGGCGCGATCGCGCTCGTCATCACCTCGATCCTCAATTCGCGGATCAATCACGTGAAGCTGAACGGCAAGTCCATCTCGGCGATCGTGATGTGCGTGGGCGGCGTGTTCCTGTTCGTCGGCGTGGCCGCCTTCACCGCCGTCGACAAGCCGGTCACCGACCGGCAGCTCGTGACGATCCTCATCATCCTCGCCGTCGTGCTCGCCCTCGCGGCAGTGGCGTTCGGGATGCTCCGCCACCGCATCCGCGCGATCTTCTACGTGATCATGGCGGGCGTGCTGTACGGCTTCGTCGCGACCCTCGCCAAGGTCGTGCTCGGCCGGCTGCAGCAGGGCGAGTTCGAGTGGCTGACGTGGCTCTGCGTGATCGGACTGCTCGGCGCGACCGCGCTCGGCGCCTACTTCGTGCAGAACGCGTACGCGTCGGGCCCGCCCGATCTCGTCATCGCCGGGCTCACGGTCGTCGACCCGATGGTGGCGGTCGCGATCGGCATCATCGTGCTCGGCGAGGCCTCGCAGGCGCCCCTCTGGGCGATCGGCGTGTTCATCCTCGCGGGGGTCATCGCCGTGTGGGGTGTCTTCCAGCTCGCCCGCAACCACCCGCAGACCCGCCTGTGA
- a CDS encoding glycosyltransferase, producing the protein MSDTPGASTPAGTAGTETERPLTVLIGADTFAPDVNGAARFAERLAAGLAERGHDVHVMAPAANRKHGSWKEVHEGQEITAHRLLSWRWYPHDWLRFALPWRIKQNSARVIDQVKPDVVHFQSHIVTGRGLSIEAAKRGIRIVGTNHFMPENMLEFTLLPHAWQEWAVGLAWRAAGRTFGRAEAVTTPTRKAAQFLEKHTGLAGVHAISCGIDAHKYSPSWEPRTENRILFVGRVTGEKQIDVLLRALTLLPKELDAKVEIVGGGDQKRNLEHLAVELGIADRVTFTGYVTDDELREAYNRASVLAMPSIAELQSIVTMEAMASALPVVAANAMALPHLVHDGENGYLFEPGNAEDLAAKLRTVLEASPDDYRGLKEGSIRLIAAHDIQRTISTFESLYRGKPVTDPVTDAASAATSE; encoded by the coding sequence GTGTCTGACACTCCCGGTGCGAGTACCCCCGCCGGCACGGCCGGAACGGAAACCGAACGACCGCTCACGGTTCTGATCGGCGCCGATACCTTCGCCCCCGACGTCAACGGCGCCGCGCGCTTCGCGGAGCGGCTCGCGGCCGGCCTCGCCGAGCGCGGCCACGACGTGCACGTCATGGCCCCCGCGGCCAACCGGAAGCACGGCAGCTGGAAGGAGGTGCACGAGGGTCAGGAGATCACCGCGCACCGACTGCTGAGCTGGCGCTGGTACCCGCACGACTGGCTTCGATTCGCGCTGCCGTGGCGCATCAAGCAGAACAGCGCCCGGGTCATCGACCAGGTGAAGCCCGACGTCGTGCACTTCCAGTCGCACATCGTCACCGGCCGCGGCCTGTCGATCGAAGCCGCGAAGCGCGGCATCCGCATCGTCGGCACCAATCACTTCATGCCCGAGAACATGCTCGAGTTCACGCTGCTGCCGCACGCCTGGCAGGAGTGGGCTGTCGGCCTCGCCTGGCGGGCCGCGGGTCGCACGTTCGGCCGCGCAGAGGCCGTCACGACACCGACGCGCAAGGCCGCGCAGTTCCTCGAGAAGCACACCGGTCTCGCCGGCGTGCACGCGATCTCGTGCGGAATCGACGCGCACAAGTACTCGCCGAGCTGGGAGCCGCGCACCGAGAACCGCATCCTCTTCGTCGGCCGGGTCACCGGCGAGAAGCAGATCGACGTGCTGCTGCGGGCGCTCACCCTGCTGCCGAAGGAACTCGATGCGAAGGTCGAGATCGTCGGCGGGGGCGATCAGAAGCGGAACCTCGAGCACCTGGCGGTCGAACTCGGCATCGCCGACCGGGTCACTTTCACGGGCTACGTGACCGACGACGAGCTGCGCGAGGCGTACAACCGTGCGTCGGTGCTGGCGATGCCGTCGATCGCCGAGCTGCAGAGCATCGTCACGATGGAGGCCATGGCCTCGGCGCTGCCGGTGGTGGCGGCCAACGCGATGGCGCTCCCGCATCTCGTGCACGACGGCGAGAACGGCTACCTCTTCGAACCGGGCAATGCTGAAGACCTCGCAGCCAAGCTCCGCACCGTGCTCGAAGCCTCGCCCGACGACTACCGCGGGCTGAAAGAGGGGTCGATCCGACTCATCGCCGCGCACGACATCCAGCGCACGATCTCGACATTCGAGAGCCTGTATCGTGGGAAGCCGGTGACCGATCCGGTCACCGATGCCGCGTCGGCCGCCACCTCCGAGTGA
- the def gene encoding peptide deformylase, with product MAVLPIRIAGDPVLHSPALPVETIDDGLRTLVRDMFETMDAAPGVGLAGPQVGVGLRLFTYGWVDEADTRWRGVAINPELWISPPPAGEPDPDEESEGCLSFPGERFGLRRAERAILRATDLDGQRFEIEAEGWLARIFQHEYDHLEGTLYTDRLGERDQRIVAKITRKLGWGRPGQQWMPGVDDLDA from the coding sequence ATGGCCGTGCTCCCCATACGAATCGCCGGTGATCCGGTGCTGCATTCCCCTGCCCTGCCCGTCGAGACGATCGACGACGGGCTCCGCACGCTCGTGCGCGACATGTTCGAGACGATGGATGCCGCGCCGGGAGTGGGGCTCGCGGGCCCGCAGGTCGGCGTCGGGCTGCGCCTGTTCACCTACGGCTGGGTCGACGAGGCCGACACCCGCTGGCGCGGCGTCGCGATCAACCCCGAGCTGTGGATCTCGCCGCCGCCCGCCGGCGAACCCGACCCCGACGAGGAGTCGGAGGGCTGCCTGTCGTTCCCCGGTGAACGATTCGGGCTTCGTCGAGCGGAGCGGGCGATCCTGCGCGCGACCGATCTCGACGGTCAGCGCTTCGAGATCGAGGCCGAGGGATGGCTCGCCCGCATCTTCCAGCACGAGTACGACCATCTCGAGGGCACGCTCTACACCGACCGGCTCGGTGAGCGCGACCAGCGCATCGTCGCCAAGATCACGAGGAAGCTCGGCTGGGGCAGGCCCGGGCAACAGTGGATGCCGGGAGTCGACGACCTCGACGCCTGA